A stretch of the Clarias gariepinus isolate MV-2021 ecotype Netherlands chromosome 26, CGAR_prim_01v2, whole genome shotgun sequence genome encodes the following:
- the LOC128513917 gene encoding E3 ubiquitin-protein ligase Midline-1-like, whose translation MHFFKHKHNSMLRSRPGFMSSSASSSTSSSNSSSTSRSLSNLSMDADSAVLYCLTCDQPLSSRSVIQGTHRDHHLKDLKNVVHDQVKKLNELSGNLTSRERKFGDLKPRIAAAERELEEICSRTQETLQQEYHTLQTLIEQNQQQAFFILNAQKQTIKRQLHQLLEDTQNCQSKSTAISEDIKQLSSRQEHENPASLLGEINTVKTSLHTINKFYSSVEKKLKVDDTRIKALENSVKKLVEKNKELLPRPWEFSETITLNESKEEGNLQISEDKTEMSVCPSDNLSHTSRLSWINQQASQSFSKGLHYWEVDVGGCESWQVGVVEQSRGKGIHILALSQERSSWVLECDGGELSVLYNNEFSRIKESNVQTLGVFLDCDNEELKFYNVNTGCILHSFIAKFKHSVCPVFCMRPQKDSMARLKICNLINNDDSALDTSAYETVNEEGIDEPYENSNWDLV comes from the exons ATGCACttctttaaacacaaacacaactcCATGCTGAGATCTCGGCCGGGTTTTATGTCTAGCTCTGCTTCTAGCTCTACGTCTAGCTCTAACTCTAGCTCTACGTCTAGATCTTTATCAAACCTTTCAATGGATGCTGATTCAGCGGTGCTTTACTGCCTCACATGCGATCAGCCGCTCAGCAGCCGCAGTGTAATTCAGGGCACACACCGGGATCATCACCTGAAAGACTTGAAAAACGTAGTGCACGATCAAGTG aaaaaactaaatgaactgTCCGGGAATCTGACATCCAGAGAAAGGAAGTTTGGTGACCTAAAACCGAGGATTGCAGCAGCAGAGCGCGAGCTGGAG GAGATATGCAGCAGGACACAGGAGACGCTTCAGCAGGAGTACCATACCCTGCAGACTTTGATCGAGCAGAATCAGCAGCAGGCTTTTTTCATCTTGAATGCACAAAAGCAAACGATTAAGCGGCAACTCCATCAGCTGCTCGAGGACACGCAGAACTGCCAGAGCAAGTCCACAGCCATAAGTGAGGACATAAAACAGCTTAGCAGCAGACAGGAGCATGAAAACCCAGCCAGCCTGCtg GGGGAGATCAACACAGTTAAAACCAG CCTGCATACAATAAACAAATTTTACTCCTCTGTGGAAAAGAAGCTTAAAGTCGATGACACAAGAATAAAAGCTCTGGAAAACTCTGTCAAGAAActagtagaaaaaaacaaagagcttCTGCCACGGCCATGGGAAT TTTCAGAGACTATTACTTTAAATGAGAGTAAAGAAGAAGGGAATCTGCAGATCTCAGAGGACAAGACAGAGATGTCAGTGTGCCCATCAGATAACCTTAGTCATACTTCTCGGTTATCATGGATCAACCAGCAAGCATCTCAGAGCTTCAGTAAAGGCCTGCATTACTGGGAGGTGGATGTGGGAGGCTGTGAAAGCTGGCAAGTGGGAGTAGTGGAACAAAGCCGGGGTAAAGGCATTCACATTTTAGCACTGTCCCAGGAGAGGAGTTCATGGGTTCTGGAGTGCGATGGTGGCGAGCTCTCTGTGCTGTACAACAACGAATTTAGCAGAATCAAGGAGAGCAATGTTCAAACCCTCGGCGTGTTCCTGGATTGTGATAACGAGGAACTGAAGTTCTACAATGTCAATACAGGATGCATTCTGCACTCATTTATTGCCAAGTTTAAGCATTCTGTTTGTCCTGTGTTCTGCATGCGTCCACAGAAAGACAGTATGGCACGATTGAAGATCTGCAACCTGATTAATAATGATGACAGCGCACTGGATACAAGCGCCTATGAGACAGTGAATGAGGAGGGTATAGACGAGCCTTACGAGAATTCAAATTGGGACCTTGTTTAA
- the LOC128513884 gene encoding tripartite motif-containing protein 75-like: MRFFKHKHNPVQRSRPGSTSSSASSSASSSASSLTSSSNSSSKSSCNSSSNSSCYSSPTSISPSTYSLDADSVVLYCLTCDQQLSSQCVIKGTHRDHHLKDLKSVVHDQVKKLNELSGNLTSRERKFGDLKPRIAAAERELEEICSRTQETLQQEYHTLQTLIEQNQQQAFFILNVQKQTIKRQLHQLLEDTQNYQSKSTAMSEDIKQLSSRQEHENPASLLGEINTVKTSLHTINKFYSSVEKKLKVDDTRIKALENSVKKIVEKNKELLPRPWEFSETITLEESKEEGNLQISEDKTEMSVFPSDNLSHTSRLSWINQQASQSFSKGLHYWEVDVGGCESWQVGVLEQSRGKGIHILALSQERSSWVLERDGGELSVLYNNEFSRVKESNVQTLGVFLDCDKGQLKFYNVNTGCILHSFIAKFKHSVCPVFSMRPQKDSMARLKICNLINIDDSALDTNIYETVNKEGIDEPYENSNWNLF, translated from the exons ATGCGCttctttaaacacaaacacaacccCGTGCAGAGGTCTCGGCCGGGCTCTACGTCTAGCTCTGCCTCTAGCTCTGCCTCTAGCTCTGCCTCTAGCTTAACGTCTAGCTCTAATTCTAGCTCAAAGTCTAGCTGTAACTCTAGCTCTAACTCTAGCTGTTACTCTAGCCCTACATCTATCTCTCCTTCAACTTATTCACTGGATGCTGATTCAGTGGTACTTTACTGCCTCACATGCGATCAGCAGCTCAGCAGCCAATGTGTGATTAAGGGCACACACCGGGATCATCACCTGAAAGACCTGAAAAGCGTGGTGCACGATCAAGTG aaaaaactaaatgaactgTCCGGGAATCTGACATCCAGAGAAAGGAAGTTTGGTGACCTGAAACCGAGGATTGCAGCAGCAGAGCGCGAGCTGGAG GAGATATGCAGCAGGACACAGGAGACGCTTCAGCAGGAGTACCATACCCTGCAGACTTTGATCGAGCAGAATCAGCAACAGGCTTTTTTCATCCTGAATGTACAAAAGCAAACGATCAAGCGGCAACTCCATCAGCTGCTCGAGGACACGCAGAACTACCAGAGCAAGTCCACAGCCATGAGTGAGGACATAAAACAGCTTAGCAGCAGACAGGAGCATGAAAACCCAGCCAGCCTGCtg GGAGAGATCAACACAGTTAAAACCAG CCTGCATACAATAAACAAGTTTTACTCCTCTGTGGAAAAGAAGCTTAAAGTCGATGACACAAGAATAAAAGCTCTGGAAAACTCCGTCAAGAAAatagtggaaaaaaacaaagagcttCTGCCACGGCCATGGGAAT TTTCAGAGACTATCACGTTGGAAGAGAGTAAAGAGGAAGGAAATCTGCAGATCTCAGAGGACAAGACAGAGATGTCAGTGTTCCCATCAGACAACCTTAGTCATACTTCTCGGTTATCATGGATTAACCAGCAGGCATCTCAGAGCTTCAGTAAAGGCCTGCATTACTGGGAGGTGGATGTAGGAGGCTGTGAAAGCTGGCAAGTGGGAGTATTGGAACAAAGCCGGGGTAAAGGCATCCACATTTTAGCCCTGTCCCAGGAGAGAAGTTCATGGGTTCTGGAGCGTGATGGTGGCGAGCTCTCTGTGCTGTACAACAACGAATTCAGCAGGGTCAAGGAGAGCAATGTTCAAACCCTCGGCGTGTTCCTGGATTGTGATAAAGGACAACTAAAGTTCTACAATGTCAATACAGGCTGCATTCTGCACTCATTTATTGCCAAGTTCAAGCATTCTGTTTGTCCTGTGTTCAGCATGCGTCCACAGAAAGACAGTATGGCCCGACTGAAGATCTGCAACCTGATCAATATTGATGACAGCGCACTGGATACAAACATCTATGAGACAGTAAATAAGGAGGGTATAGACGAGCCTTACGAGAATTCAAATTGGAACCTTTTTTAG